The proteins below come from a single Candidatus Delongbacteria bacterium genomic window:
- a CDS encoding sigma-70 family RNA polymerase sigma factor: protein MKELSDEEVMLRLQAGDMECYDVLVARFKDRLYAFIMRMVRNGQTAEDLLQETFMRLYVHRMSYRTIARFSTWIYTIAANLVRSHMRKQNRMPLTDLENDRDEDKPRELPDRKRPVDEEVAGKMTVEAVREAMANLPDEFREVIILREIEELSYEEIVQVLGVPLGTVKSRVNRARGRLKEMLRDYVGD from the coding sequence ATGAAGGAACTCAGCGACGAAGAGGTCATGCTGCGGCTGCAGGCCGGAGACATGGAGTGTTACGACGTCCTGGTGGCCCGGTTCAAGGACCGGCTCTATGCGTTCATCATGCGCATGGTGCGCAACGGACAGACCGCCGAGGACCTGCTGCAGGAAACCTTCATGCGGCTCTACGTGCATCGCATGAGTTATCGCACCATCGCGCGTTTTTCCACCTGGATCTACACCATCGCGGCCAATCTGGTTCGCTCGCACATGCGCAAGCAGAACCGGATGCCCCTGACCGATCTGGAAAATGACCGGGATGAGGACAAGCCCCGCGAACTGCCCGACCGCAAGCGTCCCGTGGACGAGGAGGTGGCGGGCAAGATGACCGTTGAAGCTGTGCGCGAAGCCATGGCCAACCTGCCCGACGAATTTCGCGAAGTGATCATCCTGCGCGAAATCGAGGAACTTTCATATGAGGAGATTGTTCAAGTGCTCGGTGTGCCGTTGGGCACGGTCAAAAGCCGTGTCAATCGGGCCCGCGGACGATTGAAGGAAATGCTCAGGGATTATGTCGGGGACTAG